A window of Phycisphaerales bacterium contains these coding sequences:
- the map gene encoding type I methionyl aminopeptidase, producing MKQNRDSITLKSAAEIEQIRAAGRVVAATLDACEKACQPGVTTRQLDDIALSTFSSLGATGLFFGYPDYQPRSGYPRHTCISINEEIVHGIPGDRIVRDGDLVSIDCGVRLNGWCADSARSIAVGNASSQARRLVEVTKRALTQAIDAIRPGMRWSAIGSLLEDLAERERMGIIREYVGHGIGRSMHESPKVPNYRVKSGSAEDFLLQPGLVIAIEPMLTLGKGQTLTLRDGWTVVTRDRRLAAHQEHTIAVTEQGADILTLP from the coding sequence ATGAAACAGAACCGCGACTCCATCACCCTCAAGAGCGCCGCCGAGATCGAGCAGATTCGCGCCGCCGGCCGCGTCGTCGCCGCCACGCTCGACGCGTGCGAGAAAGCGTGCCAGCCCGGCGTGACCACGCGCCAACTCGACGACATCGCGCTGAGCACTTTTTCCTCGCTGGGCGCCACCGGCCTGTTCTTCGGCTACCCCGACTACCAGCCTCGCAGCGGCTACCCGCGGCACACGTGCATCTCGATCAACGAGGAGATCGTGCACGGCATCCCCGGCGACCGCATCGTTCGCGACGGCGATCTCGTTTCGATCGACTGCGGCGTGCGGCTCAATGGCTGGTGCGCCGACAGCGCCCGATCGATCGCCGTGGGAAACGCCTCCTCGCAGGCGCGCCGCCTTGTGGAGGTGACCAAGCGGGCGCTGACACAGGCCATCGACGCCATCCGCCCCGGCATGCGCTGGAGCGCCATCGGCAGTCTGCTGGAGGACCTGGCGGAGCGCGAGCGGATGGGCATCATCCGCGAGTACGTGGGGCACGGCATCGGCCGATCCATGCACGAGTCGCCCAAGGTGCCCAACTACCGGGTGAAATCCGGCAGCGCCGAAGACTTTCTGCTCCAACCCGGCCTGGTCATCGCCATTGAGCCCATGCTCACGCTGGGCAAGGGCCAGACGCTGACGCTGCGCGACGGCTGGACGGTGGTGACGCGCGACCGACGGCTGGCCGCCCATCAGGAGCACACCATCGCCGTGACTGAGCAGGGCGCCGACATCCTCACCCTGCCCTGA
- a CDS encoding ABC transporter ATP-binding protein, giving the protein MRPVDSTSRTPVVLAQGLTKVFSDFWLRAQVRAVDNLDLRIEPGQIFGLIGPNGSGKSTTIKMILGLLHKTSGRLSVLGKQPSDIAAKKRIGYLPEESYLYQFLNSRETLDFYAKLFGYPRAIRRRRIDELLEMVGLDAVAHRPVGQFSKGMQRRVGIAQALINDPEFLILDEPTSGLDPLGIRQVKDLIIDLGKRGKTILLSSHLLSEVEDVCDSMTILYGGKKRAEGTRDELLTADDRTIIETEALSQTQADEIAEFIEQKEGRRIIRVAPARQSLESLFMSIVEKAQAERVKTSGAGRGGPTAAFLRGVEPDAERSGDKVIADLMKEPEVPAASRAERPAADQPRQAGEPNQSVLDSLVDGGQAPAARQGDRSKAPAPKREAPAEDVDRSVLDSLMGGSQESPGESREER; this is encoded by the coding sequence ATGAGACCTGTCGATTCCACATCTCGAACTCCGGTCGTCCTCGCGCAGGGCCTGACCAAAGTTTTCTCCGACTTCTGGCTCCGCGCGCAGGTCCGGGCCGTGGACAATCTCGATCTGCGCATCGAGCCGGGGCAGATTTTCGGGCTCATCGGGCCCAACGGCTCGGGCAAGAGCACGACGATCAAGATGATCCTCGGCCTGCTGCACAAAACCTCGGGCCGGCTTTCGGTGCTGGGCAAGCAGCCTTCGGACATCGCCGCCAAGAAGCGCATCGGCTACCTGCCGGAAGAGTCGTACCTCTATCAGTTCCTGAACTCGCGCGAGACGCTGGACTTCTACGCCAAGTTGTTCGGCTACCCACGCGCCATCCGGCGCCGGCGCATCGATGAACTGCTTGAGATGGTCGGGCTCGACGCCGTGGCCCATCGCCCCGTCGGCCAGTTTTCCAAGGGCATGCAGCGCCGCGTGGGCATCGCGCAGGCGCTCATCAACGACCCCGAGTTTCTCATCCTCGACGAACCCACCTCGGGCCTGGACCCGCTGGGCATTCGGCAGGTCAAGGACCTCATCATCGATCTTGGCAAGCGCGGCAAGACGATCCTTCTCAGTTCGCACCTGCTCTCCGAGGTCGAAGATGTGTGCGACTCGATGACGATTCTCTATGGCGGCAAGAAGCGAGCCGAAGGCACGCGCGACGAGTTGCTCACCGCCGACGATCGCACGATCATCGAAACCGAAGCGCTCTCGCAAACGCAGGCCGACGAGATTGCCGAGTTCATCGAGCAGAAGGAAGGCCGGCGGATCATCCGCGTGGCGCCGGCTCGACAGAGCCTCGAGTCGCTGTTCATGTCCATCGTCGAGAAGGCCCAGGCCGAACGCGTGAAGACCTCCGGCGCCGGGCGCGGCGGGCCGACGGCGGCGTTCCTGCGGGGCGTCGAGCCGGACGCCGAGCGGAGCGGCGACAAGGTCATCGCCGATCTGATGAAAGAGCCCGAGGTTCCCGCCGCGTCTCGGGCCGAGCGCCCCGCGGCCGATCAACCGCGCCAGGCGGGCGAGCCGAATCAGTCGGTCCTCGACTCGCTCGTGGACGGCGGCCAGGCCCCGGCCGCGCGGCAGGGCGACCGGAGCAAAGCGCCGGCTCCCAAGCGGGAAGCCCCTGCGGAAGACGTTGATCGCTCCGTCCTTGATTCGCTGATGGGCGGCTCGCAGGAATCGCCCGGCGAGAGCCGCGAGGAGAGGTGA
- the rpsK gene encoding 30S ribosomal protein S11, protein MAKKTAKVRKNVIRGIAHIRATFNNTQVTITDVNGETIAWDSAGTVGFKGARKSTPFAATRAAESAASKARKVGMKEIEIRVKGPGGGRESAVTALSHSGLKVTAIEDHTPVPHNGCRPPKKRRV, encoded by the coding sequence ATGGCCAAGAAGACCGCCAAGGTCCGCAAGAACGTCATTCGGGGCATCGCACACATCCGCGCGACGTTCAACAACACACAGGTCACCATCACCGACGTCAACGGCGAGACCATTGCCTGGGACTCGGCCGGCACGGTCGGCTTCAAGGGCGCTCGCAAGAGCACGCCGTTTGCCGCCACCCGCGCGGCGGAGTCGGCGGCGTCGAAGGCCCGCAAGGTCGGCATGAAGGAGATCGAAATCCGCGTCAAGGGACCGGGCGGCGGACGCGAGTCGGCCGTCACCGCCCTGTCGCACTCGGGACTGAAAGTCACGGCGATCGAGGACCACACACCGGTGCCGCACAACGGCTGCCGTCCTCCCAAGAAGCGCCGCGTTTGA
- the rplQ gene encoding 50S ribosomal protein L17 codes for MRHRMYGRKFSMDTEHRRAMFRNLAAGFFEHGQITTTLPKAKAVQPFVEKIITLAKRGDLHARRRTIQLLRDRIMCDDESKIERDRYGEVSKGPKLVRHIFENVGPRFADRDGGYTRIVKLAKNRIGDGSQLVVLQMVGDEQGPEIGGRRSPRRVAKQRRRDFAAKVQGKAPAEPAAAAG; via the coding sequence ATGCGTCACCGGATGTACGGACGAAAGTTCTCGATGGACACGGAGCATCGCCGCGCGATGTTCCGCAACCTGGCGGCCGGCTTCTTCGAGCACGGGCAGATCACCACGACACTGCCCAAGGCCAAGGCCGTCCAGCCCTTCGTCGAGAAGATCATCACGCTGGCCAAGCGCGGCGACCTGCACGCCCGGCGGCGCACGATTCAGCTCCTGCGCGATCGCATCATGTGCGACGACGAGAGCAAGATCGAGCGCGACCGCTACGGCGAAGTGAGCAAGGGCCCCAAGCTGGTCCGCCACATCTTCGAGAACGTCGGGCCTCGCTTTGCCGATCGCGACGGCGGGTACACCCGCATCGTCAAACTCGCCAAGAACCGCATCGGCGACGGATCGCAACTCGTCGTGCTGCAGATGGTCGGCGACGAGCAAGGCCCGGAAATCGGCGGCCGCCGATCGCCGCGCCGCGTCGCCAAGCAGCGCCGCCGCGACTTTGCCGCCAAGGTGCAGGGCAAGGCGCCAGCGGAGCCGGCTGCCGCAGCAGGTTGA
- a CDS encoding ABC transporter permease has protein sequence MFQQFFAIVRNTFLESIRQPIYLVMLGIGLIALLITPGLSTFTLSDDNLFMVDMGLATIFLCGLIIAAFVATSVVTREIENKTVLALVSKPVGRPVFVLGKYVGVASAILVAAIIMSCTFLLIKRYGVMQTARDTADMPVIVFGLIALFGSLLIGIWCNFFYGWVFTSTTVGAMLPLSILAWIGVLMFDKEWKFQMFEPMETPFGTMRMISASFDPQIILALAGVFLALLVIASVALAASTRLGQVMTVVVCLVVFMAGLLTDTLFGRRAFESKSRGRILAINVIDDHNDNFSDDGDTYHITVDRGIDITDNEAVYLSSDNLGFGLLGPGQAVLKNASYNTADLVKRGDDPMERPPRVDDYLIDGPQRVHSLWRIAWSVPPNLQAMSFGDALNQGHFIPPTHLGLVGLYSLLYISGMLSLAVILFQTREVG, from the coding sequence ATGTTCCAACAGTTCTTCGCTATCGTCCGCAACACGTTTCTAGAGAGCATTCGCCAGCCGATCTACCTTGTGATGCTGGGGATCGGGCTCATTGCGCTCCTTATAACGCCGGGCCTGAGCACCTTCACGCTCTCGGACGACAACCTGTTCATGGTCGACATGGGCCTGGCGACGATTTTTTTGTGCGGGCTCATCATCGCCGCCTTCGTGGCCACGAGCGTGGTCACGCGCGAAATCGAGAACAAGACGGTGCTGGCGCTGGTCTCCAAGCCCGTGGGCCGGCCGGTTTTCGTGCTCGGCAAGTACGTCGGCGTCGCGTCGGCCATCCTCGTCGCCGCCATCATCATGTCCTGCACGTTCCTGCTCATCAAGCGCTACGGCGTGATGCAGACCGCCCGCGACACGGCCGACATGCCCGTGATCGTCTTCGGCCTCATCGCGCTTTTCGGGTCGCTGCTTATCGGTATCTGGTGCAACTTCTTCTATGGCTGGGTGTTCACGAGCACCACCGTCGGGGCCATGCTGCCGCTCTCGATTCTCGCCTGGATCGGCGTTCTCATGTTCGACAAGGAATGGAAGTTCCAGATGTTCGAACCCATGGAAACGCCGTTCGGCACGATGAGGATGATCTCTGCCAGTTTCGATCCGCAGATCATCCTGGCCCTGGCCGGCGTGTTCCTGGCGCTGCTCGTCATTGCGTCCGTGGCGCTGGCCGCCTCGACGCGCCTCGGGCAGGTCATGACCGTGGTCGTCTGCCTCGTCGTCTTCATGGCCGGGCTGCTCACCGACACGCTCTTTGGCCGGCGGGCGTTCGAGTCCAAGTCGCGCGGCCGCATCCTCGCCATCAACGTCATCGACGATCACAACGACAACTTCAGCGACGACGGCGACACGTATCACATCACCGTCGATCGCGGCATCGACATCACCGACAACGAAGCCGTCTACCTCTCATCGGACAACCTCGGCTTCGGCCTGCTCGGCCCTGGCCAGGCCGTGCTCAAAAACGCGTCGTACAACACGGCTGATCTCGTGAAGCGCGGCGACGACCCGATGGAGCGGCCGCCGCGCGTCGATGATTATCTCATCGACGGCCCGCAGCGGGTGCACTCGCTGTGGCGCATCGCCTGGTCGGTTCCGCCGAATCTGCAGGCGATGTCGTTCGGCGATGCGCTCAACCAGGGGCACTTCATCCCGCCGACGCACCTGGGCCTGGTGGGCCTCTACAGCCTGCTCTACATCTCGGGCATGCTCTCGCTGGCCGTCATCCTCTTCCAGACCCGCGAAGTGGGTTGA
- a CDS encoding DNA-directed RNA polymerase subunit alpha, whose translation MSTRRVRWRGLELPGRVVQDPAMNTPTFGRFTVEPFERGFGTTVGNSLRRILLSSIEGAAVSSVKIIGAEHEFSTLKGVLEDVTDIVLNVKNLVVELEGDEPKTMSLAATGPGEVTADLIEADAAITIHNKNLVIATLTEEVDFEMHFVVSKGRGYVPAAEQYEAMEEQEIGVIPLDAIYSPVRRVRYKVEDTRVGQKTNYDKLVIEVWTNGTVAPETALVEAAKILRKHLNPFVQYTEIGATRVSPEASAAAGVEEKLLRKLRMPINELDLSVRASNCLEAARIRTVAELISKSESDLLKVRSFGKTSLREVKKKLEEMELTLGSELPEGFDLETMSVR comes from the coding sequence ATGAGCACCAGACGCGTACGCTGGAGAGGGCTTGAACTGCCCGGCCGTGTCGTCCAGGACCCGGCGATGAACACGCCCACCTTCGGCCGGTTCACCGTCGAGCCGTTCGAGCGCGGGTTCGGCACCACCGTGGGCAACAGTCTGCGCCGCATCCTGCTCTCGAGCATTGAGGGCGCGGCGGTCAGCAGCGTGAAAATCATCGGCGCCGAGCACGAGTTCTCGACCCTCAAGGGCGTCCTCGAAGACGTCACCGACATCGTCCTGAACGTCAAGAATCTCGTCGTCGAACTCGAAGGGGACGAACCCAAGACCATGAGCCTGGCCGCGACCGGCCCGGGCGAAGTGACCGCCGACCTTATCGAGGCCGACGCGGCGATCACCATTCACAACAAGAACCTCGTCATCGCCACGCTTACCGAAGAAGTCGATTTCGAGATGCACTTCGTCGTCTCCAAGGGTCGCGGCTACGTGCCGGCGGCCGAGCAGTACGAGGCGATGGAAGAGCAGGAGATCGGCGTCATTCCGCTGGACGCGATCTACTCGCCCGTGCGCCGCGTGCGCTACAAGGTGGAAGACACGCGCGTGGGTCAGAAGACGAACTACGACAAGCTCGTCATCGAAGTCTGGACCAACGGCACGGTCGCGCCCGAGACGGCGCTGGTCGAGGCGGCCAAGATCCTGCGCAAGCACCTCAACCCGTTCGTGCAGTATACCGAGATCGGCGCCACCCGCGTGTCGCCCGAGGCTTCGGCTGCGGCGGGGGTGGAGGAAAAACTGCTGCGCAAGCTGCGCATGCCGATCAACGAACTGGACCTCTCGGTTCGCGCCAGCAACTGCCTCGAGGCGGCCCGCATCCGCACCGTCGCGGAACTGATCAGCAAGAGCGAGAGCGACCTGCTCAAGGTCCGCTCGTTCGGCAAGACGTCGCTGCGCGAAGTGAAGAAGAAACTGGAAGAGATGGAACTGACGCTCGGGTCCGAACTGCCCGAGGGATTTGACCTTGAAACGATGAGCGTGCGCTGA
- a CDS encoding protease modulator HflC, producing MNRIALYVIAAIVAITLLLFTCTFQVRFNQTAIVTTFRKIGRVVEEPGLHFKWPYPIQSVKHYDSRVRVLETRLENVMTKDSQLVIAQVFLAWKIEDPRTFFQVITSEASADKRLNERLRSALGLFAEYDFHDLLTTETGESEAGQSNLAAIESRIRELLENPSDQAAGVESAYGIKPVAVGISRFILPENTSKAVFERMKKTRETIAADTSSSGQAEAERITSRAESDARTIESFARVRANAIRAEGDHEAAALAAQLARNERFAILLQKLQALEAIISKDTKVILSTTQWPFDMLVGPDGIPVKIAAPQSAEGGN from the coding sequence ATGAACCGAATCGCCCTGTATGTCATCGCGGCCATCGTCGCCATCACCCTGCTGCTGTTCACCTGCACGTTTCAGGTGCGCTTCAACCAGACGGCGATCGTAACGACCTTTCGCAAGATCGGCCGCGTGGTCGAGGAGCCTGGCCTGCACTTCAAGTGGCCGTATCCCATCCAGTCCGTCAAGCACTATGACTCGCGCGTGCGCGTGCTCGAGACGCGGCTCGAGAACGTGATGACCAAGGACAGCCAGCTCGTCATCGCACAGGTGTTTCTCGCGTGGAAGATTGAGGATCCGCGGACCTTCTTCCAGGTCATCACTTCCGAGGCGAGCGCGGACAAGCGCCTCAACGAGCGCCTCCGCTCCGCCCTCGGCCTGTTCGCCGAATACGACTTCCATGACCTTCTCACAACCGAAACCGGCGAGAGCGAAGCGGGCCAGAGCAACCTGGCTGCGATCGAAAGCCGCATCAGGGAACTGCTCGAGAACCCTTCAGACCAGGCGGCGGGCGTGGAGTCGGCGTACGGCATCAAGCCGGTGGCCGTGGGCATCAGCCGCTTCATTCTGCCTGAGAACACGAGCAAAGCGGTTTTCGAGCGGATGAAGAAGACGCGCGAAACGATCGCAGCCGACACCTCTTCTTCTGGCCAGGCCGAAGCGGAGCGCATCACGTCCAGGGCTGAAAGCGATGCGCGGACGATTGAATCGTTCGCGCGCGTCCGGGCCAACGCCATTCGCGCCGAAGGCGATCACGAAGCAGCCGCGCTCGCCGCCCAATTGGCGCGCAACGAACGCTTTGCGATTCTACTGCAAAAACTCCAGGCGCTCGAAGCCATCATCAGCAAGGACACCAAGGTGATCCTGTCCACGACGCAATGGCCCTTTGACATGCTCGTGGGACCCGACGGAATCCCCGTGAAGATCGCGGCTCCACAGAGCGCGGAAGGCGGCAACTGA
- the rpmJ gene encoding 50S ribosomal protein L36 — translation MKVKSSVKRRTLDCQIVRRRGKLYVINKKNPRMKQRQG, via the coding sequence ATGAAAGTGAAATCGAGCGTCAAGCGCCGCACGCTGGACTGCCAGATCGTCCGCCGCCGCGGCAAGCTCTACGTCATTAACAAGAAGAACCCGCGGATGAAGCAGCGCCAGGGTTGA
- the infA gene encoding translation initiation factor IF-1, giving the protein MAKDDKIVLQAEVVDAMPNAMFKVRLENGHEILAYVSGKMRKFFIRILPGDQVSVELSPYDLTRGRITYRY; this is encoded by the coding sequence ATGGCCAAAGATGACAAGATAGTTCTGCAGGCTGAAGTGGTCGACGCGATGCCCAACGCCATGTTCAAGGTGCGGCTCGAGAACGGCCACGAGATCCTCGCCTACGTCTCCGGGAAGATGCGCAAGTTCTTTATTCGCATCCTCCCCGGCGACCAGGTGTCGGTCGAACTCAGCCCTTACGACCTGACCCGTGGCCGGATCACCTACCGGTACTGA
- the pheS gene encoding phenylalanine--tRNA ligase subunit alpha, which yields MTAVLDELNTIESQALAALGEAADPAALEQWRLAWIGPKGRLKGLLGSMKDVSPADRPAVGKRMNEVKVALEGAFDQRKSSVGAARPQAAGPMLDVTEPGLDVTIGRTHVITRTIDELIEVFARMGFTVASGPEVEDEYHNFVALNIPPDHPARDPLENFYIDGKHLLRTQTSTVQIRAMESTTPPLRIVSCGRVYRPDEVDATHSFMFHQIEGLYVDRQVSMVDLKTTLLQFAHAYFGAEAEVKLVPSFFPFTEPSAEMHIKMNVRGQWRWVELGGCGMVDPNVFKAVGYDPEEWSGFAFGLGIERIAMRKYGIPDIRWLFENDLRFLTSV from the coding sequence ATGACCGCCGTGCTCGACGAACTCAACACGATTGAAAGCCAGGCGCTGGCCGCGCTGGGCGAGGCGGCCGACCCGGCGGCGCTCGAGCAGTGGCGCCTCGCGTGGATCGGCCCCAAGGGTCGCCTCAAGGGCCTGCTCGGCTCGATGAAAGACGTCTCGCCCGCCGACCGCCCCGCGGTCGGCAAGCGCATGAACGAAGTGAAGGTCGCGCTCGAAGGGGCGTTCGACCAGCGCAAATCGTCGGTGGGCGCCGCCAGGCCGCAGGCGGCGGGGCCGATGCTCGACGTCACCGAGCCGGGGCTGGATGTCACCATCGGCCGTACGCACGTCATCACGCGCACCATCGACGAACTCATCGAGGTTTTCGCGCGCATGGGCTTCACCGTGGCCTCCGGCCCCGAGGTTGAAGACGAGTACCACAACTTCGTCGCGCTCAACATTCCTCCTGACCACCCGGCCCGCGACCCGCTCGAGAATTTCTACATCGACGGCAAGCACCTGCTGCGCACGCAGACGAGCACGGTGCAGATCCGCGCGATGGAAAGCACCACACCGCCGCTGCGCATCGTCTCGTGCGGGCGCGTCTACCGCCCTGACGAAGTGGATGCGACGCACTCGTTCATGTTCCACCAGATCGAAGGGCTGTACGTCGATCGCCAGGTGTCGATGGTCGATCTGAAGACGACGCTGCTGCAGTTCGCGCACGCGTATTTCGGCGCCGAGGCGGAAGTGAAACTCGTGCCGTCGTTTTTTCCGTTCACCGAGCCCAGCGCCGAGATGCACATCAAGATGAACGTGCGCGGCCAGTGGCGCTGGGTCGAACTGGGCGGCTGCGGCATGGTCGATCCGAACGTATTCAAGGCGGTGGGCTACGACCCGGAGGAGTGGTCCGGCTTCGCCTTCGGTCTGGGCATCGAACGCATCGCCATGCGCAAGTACGGCATCCCCGACATCCGCTGGCTGTTCGAGAACGACCTGCGCTTTTTGACGAGCGTGTGA
- the rpsM gene encoding 30S ribosomal protein S13, translated as MPRIAGVDIPDNKPIRYALRYIYGIGPKFADDILAEAAIDPTKRARDLSGEEASRINSIIDSSYLVEGTLRRQVSQNIQRLRDIRCYRGERHRRGLPVRGQRTRTNARTRKGRKKTVAGKKSVKA; from the coding sequence ATGCCACGTATCGCTGGTGTTGATATTCCCGACAACAAGCCGATCCGCTACGCGCTTCGGTACATCTACGGCATCGGCCCGAAGTTCGCCGACGACATTCTCGCCGAAGCCGCGATCGACCCGACCAAGCGGGCCCGCGACCTGTCGGGCGAAGAGGCCAGCCGCATCAACAGCATCATCGACTCGAGTTACCTCGTCGAAGGTACGCTGCGGCGCCAGGTCTCGCAGAACATCCAGCGACTGCGCGACATCCGCTGCTATCGCGGCGAGCGCCACCGGCGCGGCCTGCCCGTTCGCGGCCAGCGCACGCGCACCAACGCCCGCACGCGCAAGGGCCGCAAGAAGACCGTGGCCGGAAAGAAGAGCGTCAAGGCCTGA
- a CDS encoding cation-translocating P-type ATPase → MSQAGSPSAAQPHDHSHDHSGHDHSHGHGPGHKHQHIHDASCCEMHSTNSSEGSIVFALVGGAMVLTTVIAGLFGLDEEIRVIPAAIGAVLLWIPLLMAAGREIKRGRPSSSVLVALAIGAALATGKYAVAGGLAFILFLMDAVLRRTAWGAHRAIEQLVGLTPDTARVVIDDVEREIDLDKLEVGTIIRVRAGENFPADGRVATGRTTINQASLTGESAPVEVESGSMVYAGTTNLTGVIDVEVTRVGQDTTIGKVVNLINEAEQSKTPRQQIIELVASHYVWIVLFVALAVFILSNTPGDVTGSQTAIEKAISVLVVTCPGALLLASPTAMVAAFAAAARLGIMIKSTTVFDTAAGIDTVVLDKTGTITTGHFAVSRLAPSEGVDGADLLTAAATAEQHSNHPLAAAILETARAARITPPREGQAEEVHGLGVKVTQGSETLYVGRAKWLQRIDASVGEQIAAVEGRIEGMTGVHVMRNGKYLGAVGLEDKVRQQAPGAVARLRELGVRLVCMFTGDRLPVAKRVGQVVGIDHIEAECHPEEKHARIVELTRSGRRVMMVGDGINDGPSLAAADVGVAMGLGGTDIAANSAGIALMNDDLDRLPFLLELARKTRMVITQNIIASIVIAIIGITLAASGQLGGSMIFWAAVYHSFGDVFVIANSFRLVRYGEEHDRHEPIAASTGFGHYTVQPAGA, encoded by the coding sequence ATGTCTCAAGCCGGTTCCCCGTCCGCCGCCCAGCCCCACGATCACAGCCACGACCACAGTGGGCACGATCACAGCCACGGCCACGGCCCCGGCCACAAGCACCAGCACATCCACGACGCCAGTTGCTGCGAAATGCACAGCACGAACTCCTCGGAGGGTTCGATCGTCTTCGCGCTCGTCGGCGGGGCGATGGTGCTCACCACGGTGATCGCGGGCCTCTTCGGCCTCGATGAAGAGATCCGCGTCATTCCCGCCGCGATCGGGGCGGTGCTGCTGTGGATTCCGCTGCTCATGGCGGCGGGGCGGGAGATCAAGAGGGGACGGCCGAGCAGTTCGGTGCTCGTCGCCCTGGCCATCGGCGCCGCCCTGGCCACGGGCAAGTACGCCGTCGCCGGCGGCCTGGCGTTCATCCTGTTTCTCATGGATGCGGTGCTTCGCCGCACCGCGTGGGGCGCCCACCGCGCCATTGAGCAACTCGTCGGCCTGACGCCCGACACCGCGCGCGTCGTCATCGACGACGTCGAGCGCGAAATCGATCTCGACAAACTTGAAGTCGGCACGATCATCCGCGTCCGCGCCGGCGAGAACTTCCCGGCCGACGGCCGCGTGGCCACAGGCCGCACGACGATCAACCAGGCCAGCCTGACGGGCGAATCCGCTCCCGTCGAAGTCGAGAGCGGCTCGATGGTCTACGCCGGTACGACGAACCTCACCGGCGTGATCGACGTGGAGGTCACCCGCGTCGGCCAGGACACGACCATCGGCAAAGTCGTCAATCTCATCAACGAAGCCGAGCAATCCAAGACGCCGCGCCAGCAGATCATCGAACTCGTCGCCAGCCACTACGTCTGGATCGTGCTGTTCGTCGCGCTGGCCGTGTTCATTCTCTCGAACACACCCGGGGACGTGACCGGCTCGCAGACCGCGATCGAAAAGGCCATCTCGGTGCTGGTGGTGACGTGCCCGGGCGCGCTGCTGCTGGCTTCGCCCACGGCGATGGTGGCCGCGTTCGCCGCCGCCGCGCGCCTGGGAATCATGATCAAGAGCACGACCGTGTTCGACACGGCCGCAGGCATCGACACCGTGGTGCTCGACAAGACCGGCACGATCACGACCGGCCACTTTGCGGTCAGCCGCCTCGCGCCGTCCGAAGGCGTGGATGGTGCTGATCTGCTCACTGCCGCTGCGACGGCCGAGCAGCATTCGAATCACCCGCTGGCCGCGGCCATTCTCGAAACCGCCCGCGCCGCGCGCATCACCCCGCCGCGCGAGGGTCAGGCGGAAGAGGTGCACGGCCTGGGCGTGAAAGTCACGCAGGGCAGCGAGACGCTCTACGTCGGCCGCGCCAAGTGGCTTCAGCGCATCGACGCATCCGTTGGCGAACAGATCGCCGCCGTCGAAGGCCGCATCGAAGGCATGACCGGCGTGCACGTGATGCGCAACGGCAAGTACCTCGGCGCCGTGGGCCTCGAAGACAAAGTCCGCCAGCAGGCGCCCGGCGCCGTCGCCCGCCTGCGCGAGCTGGGCGTGCGCCTCGTGTGCATGTTCACCGGCGACCGCCTGCCGGTGGCCAAGCGCGTGGGGCAGGTCGTCGGCATCGACCACATCGAAGCTGAGTGTCACCCGGAAGAGAAACACGCGCGCATTGTCGAACTGACTCGCAGCGGCCGTCGCGTCATGATGGTCGGCGATGGCATCAACGACGGGCCCTCGCTGGCCGCGGCGGACGTCGGCGTGGCCATGGGCCTGGGCGGCACGGACATCGCCGCCAACTCCGCCGGCATCGCGCTCATGAACGACGATCTCGACCGCCTGCCGTTCCTGCTCGAACTGGCTCGCAAGACGCGCATGGTCATCACGCAGAACATCATCGCGTCGATCGTCATCGCCATCATCGGCATCACTCTGGCCGCCAGCGGACAACTCGGCGGAAGCATGATCTTCTGGGCCGCCGTCTACCACTCCTTCGGCGATGTGTTTGTAATTGCCAACTCCTTCCGCCTCGTTCGCTACGGCGAAGAGCACGACCGACACGAACCCATTGCCGCCTCGACCGGTTTTGGGCATTACACCGTTCAGCCCGCCGGGGCATGA